The following coding sequences lie in one Lepidochelys kempii isolate rLepKem1 chromosome 18, rLepKem1.hap2, whole genome shotgun sequence genomic window:
- the MFN2 gene encoding mitofusin-2 isoform X3, with the protein MSLLFTRSKSIVAVKKDKRHMAEVNASPLKHFVTAKKKINGIFEQLAAYIQESSTFLEETHRNVELDPVTTEEQVLEVKGYLSKVSGISEVLARRHMKVAFFGRTSNGKSTVINAMLWDKVLPSGIGHTTNCFLRVEGTDGHDAFLLTEGSEEKRSVKTVNQLAHALHQNEFLNAGSLVSVMWPNSKCPLLKDDLVLMDSPGIDVTTELDSWIDKFCLDADVFVLVANSESTLMQTEKQFFHKVNERLSCPNIFILNNRWDASASEPEYMEEVRRQHMERCTSFLVDELGVVDRAQAGDRIFFVSAKEVLNARIQKAQGMPEGGGALAEGFQVRMFEFQNFERRFEECISQSAVKTKFEQHTVRAKQIAEDVRLIMDSLHIAAQEQRVYCLEMREERQERLGFIDKQLELLTQDYKVKIKQITEEVERQVSNAMAEEIRRLSVLVDDYQMDFHPSPVVIKVYKNELHRHIEEGLGRNMSDRCSNAIAASLQTMQQEMIDGLKPLLPVSLRGQIDMLIPRQCFALSYDLNCDKLCADFQEDVEFHFSLGWTMLVNRFLGPKNSRRALMGYNDQVWKAVGWRLIALSFGLYGLLYVYERLTWTMKAKERAFKRQFVEYASEKLQLIVSYTGSNCSHQVQQELAGTFAHLCQQVDVTRENLEQEIAAMNKKIEILDSLQSKAKLLRNKAGWLDSELNMFTHQYLQQSR; encoded by the exons AAACACACAGGAATGTGGAACTTGACCCTGTCACCACAGAAGAGCAGGTATTGGAGGTCAAAGGATACCTGTCAAAAGTCAGTGGCATTAGTGAGGTGCTGGCACGGCGACacatgaaagtggctttttttGGCAG GACAAGCAATGGAAAAAGTACAGTGATAAATGCCATGCTGTGGGATAAAGTCCTTCCCTCAGGGATTGGACACACCACTAATTGTTTCCTGCGTGTGGAGGGGACAGATGGTCATGATGCGTTCCTACTTACTGAAGGCTCAGAGGAGAAGAGGAGTGTCAAG ACAGTCAACCAACTGGCTCATGCTCTCCATCAAAATGAATTTCTGAATGCTGGCAGCCTGGTCAGTGTGATGTGGCCCAATTCCAAATGTCCTCTCTTAAAGGATGACCTGGTGCTTATGGACAG CCCTGGCATTGATGTAACCACGGAGCTGGACAGCTGGATTGACAAGTTTTGTCTGGATGCTGATGTATTTGTGTTAGTGGCAAACTCGGAGTCCACGCTGATGCAAACG GAGAAGCAGTTCTTCCACAAAGTGAATGAGCGTCTGTCTTGCCCCAACATATTTATCCTGAATAACCGCTGGGATGCATCAGCTTCAGAACCTGAATACATGGAAGAG GTCCGTCGACAGCACATGGAGCGCTGCACCAGTTTTCTAGTGGATGAGCTGGGTGTGGTGGATCGAGCACAGGCTGGGGACCGCATCTTCTTTGTGTCAGCGAAGGAAGTGCTAAATGCCAGGATTCAGAAAGCTCAAGGGATGCCAGAAGGAG GTGGAGCATTGGCAGAAGGATTTCAAGTAAGAATGTTTGAGTTTCAAAacttcgagagaagatttgag GAATGTATCTCACAGTCTGCAGTGAAAACAAAGTTTGAGCAACACACAGTAAGAGCCAAGCAGATTGCTGAAGATGTTCGCCTCATCATGGATTCTCTGCATATTGCTGcccaggagcagag GGTTTACTGCCTGGAGATGCGAGAGGAACGACAGGAGCGCTTGGGTTTTATTGACAAACAGCTGGAGCTGCTCACTCAAGACTACAAGGTGAAAATAAAACAGATCACAGAAGAAGTAGAACGACAG GTGTCGAATGCAATGGCTGAAGAGATTAGGCGGCTCTCAGTGTTGGTAGATGACTACCAGATGGATTTCCACCCATCTCCAGTTGTCATCAAAGTTTACAAGAAT GAACTACATCGACACATTGAGGAGGGTTTGGGCCGTAACATGTCAGATCGATGCTCTAATGCCATCGCTGCTTCCTTGCAAACCATGCAACAAGAAATGATTG ATGGTTTAAAGCCCCTTCTCCCAGTGTCTCTACGGGGTCAGATAGACATGCTGATCCCCCGACAATGCTTCGCACTCAGCTATGACCTGAACTGTGACAAGCTTTGTGCCGACTTCCAGGAGGACGTTGAATTCCATTTTTCTCTTGGATGGACAATGCTTGTGAATAGGTTTTTGGGACCAAAGAACAGTCGCCGGGCCTTGATGGGCTATAATGACCAG GTCTGGAAGGCTGTGGGCTGGAGACTGATTGCTCTCTCCTTTGGCCTTTACGGGCTCCTTTATGTATATGAGCGCCTCACTTGGACTATGAAAGCGAAGGAGCGAGCCTTCAAACGCCAGTTTGTGGAGTATGCGAGTGAGAAACTGCAGCTCATTGTCAGCTACACAGGCTCCAACTGCAGCCACCAAGTCCAACA GGAGCTTGCTGGGACATTTGCTCACTTGTGTCAGCAGGTGGATGTCACACGGGAGAATCTTGAGCAGGAAATTGCTGCCatgaataaaaaaattgaaatcttgGACTCATTGCAGAGCAAAGCAAAACTGCTCAG GAATAAAGCAGGCTGGCTGGACAGTGAACTCAACATGTTCACACATCAGTACCTGCAGCAGAGCAGATAA
- the MFN2 gene encoding mitofusin-2 isoform X1 → MSLLFTRSKSIVAVKKDKRHMAEVNASPLKHFVTAKKKINGIFEQLAAYIQESSTFLEETHRNVELDPVTTEEQVLEVKGYLSKVSGISEVLARRHMKVAFFGRTSNGKSTVINAMLWDKVLPSGIGHTTNCFLRVEGTDGHDAFLLTEGSEEKRSVKTVNQLAHALHQNEFLNAGSLVSVMWPNSKCPLLKDDLVLMDSPGIDVTTELDSWIDKFCLDADVFVLVANSESTLMQTVTRIPLVKACWFGVNAPTLCILIWDFFDQEKQFFHKVNERLSCPNIFILNNRWDASASEPEYMEEVRRQHMERCTSFLVDELGVVDRAQAGDRIFFVSAKEVLNARIQKAQGMPEGGGALAEGFQVRMFEFQNFERRFEECISQSAVKTKFEQHTVRAKQIAEDVRLIMDSLHIAAQEQRVYCLEMREERQERLGFIDKQLELLTQDYKVKIKQITEEVERQVSNAMAEEIRRLSVLVDDYQMDFHPSPVVIKVYKNELHRHIEEGLGRNMSDRCSNAIAASLQTMQQEMIDGLKPLLPVSLRGQIDMLIPRQCFALSYDLNCDKLCADFQEDVEFHFSLGWTMLVNRFLGPKNSRRALMGYNDQIQRPLPLTPANPSLPPLPQGSMTQEELMVSMVTGLASLTSRTSMGILVIGGVVWKAVGWRLIALSFGLYGLLYVYERLTWTMKAKERAFKRQFVEYASEKLQLIVSYTGSNCSHQVQQELAGTFAHLCQQVDVTRENLEQEIAAMNKKIEILDSLQSKAKLLRNKAGWLDSELNMFTHQYLQQSR, encoded by the exons AAACACACAGGAATGTGGAACTTGACCCTGTCACCACAGAAGAGCAGGTATTGGAGGTCAAAGGATACCTGTCAAAAGTCAGTGGCATTAGTGAGGTGCTGGCACGGCGACacatgaaagtggctttttttGGCAG GACAAGCAATGGAAAAAGTACAGTGATAAATGCCATGCTGTGGGATAAAGTCCTTCCCTCAGGGATTGGACACACCACTAATTGTTTCCTGCGTGTGGAGGGGACAGATGGTCATGATGCGTTCCTACTTACTGAAGGCTCAGAGGAGAAGAGGAGTGTCAAG ACAGTCAACCAACTGGCTCATGCTCTCCATCAAAATGAATTTCTGAATGCTGGCAGCCTGGTCAGTGTGATGTGGCCCAATTCCAAATGTCCTCTCTTAAAGGATGACCTGGTGCTTATGGACAG CCCTGGCATTGATGTAACCACGGAGCTGGACAGCTGGATTGACAAGTTTTGTCTGGATGCTGATGTATTTGTGTTAGTGGCAAACTCGGAGTCCACGCTGATGCAAACGGTAACTCGAATCCCACTTGTAAAGGCTTGCTGGTTTGGGGTAAATGCTCCAACGCTTTGCATATTGATATGGGATTTCTTTGACCAGGAGAAGCAGTTCTTCCACAAAGTGAATGAGCGTCTGTCTTGCCCCAACATATTTATCCTGAATAACCGCTGGGATGCATCAGCTTCAGAACCTGAATACATGGAAGAG GTCCGTCGACAGCACATGGAGCGCTGCACCAGTTTTCTAGTGGATGAGCTGGGTGTGGTGGATCGAGCACAGGCTGGGGACCGCATCTTCTTTGTGTCAGCGAAGGAAGTGCTAAATGCCAGGATTCAGAAAGCTCAAGGGATGCCAGAAGGAG GTGGAGCATTGGCAGAAGGATTTCAAGTAAGAATGTTTGAGTTTCAAAacttcgagagaagatttgag GAATGTATCTCACAGTCTGCAGTGAAAACAAAGTTTGAGCAACACACAGTAAGAGCCAAGCAGATTGCTGAAGATGTTCGCCTCATCATGGATTCTCTGCATATTGCTGcccaggagcagag GGTTTACTGCCTGGAGATGCGAGAGGAACGACAGGAGCGCTTGGGTTTTATTGACAAACAGCTGGAGCTGCTCACTCAAGACTACAAGGTGAAAATAAAACAGATCACAGAAGAAGTAGAACGACAG GTGTCGAATGCAATGGCTGAAGAGATTAGGCGGCTCTCAGTGTTGGTAGATGACTACCAGATGGATTTCCACCCATCTCCAGTTGTCATCAAAGTTTACAAGAAT GAACTACATCGACACATTGAGGAGGGTTTGGGCCGTAACATGTCAGATCGATGCTCTAATGCCATCGCTGCTTCCTTGCAAACCATGCAACAAGAAATGATTG ATGGTTTAAAGCCCCTTCTCCCAGTGTCTCTACGGGGTCAGATAGACATGCTGATCCCCCGACAATGCTTCGCACTCAGCTATGACCTGAACTGTGACAAGCTTTGTGCCGACTTCCAGGAGGACGTTGAATTCCATTTTTCTCTTGGATGGACAATGCTTGTGAATAGGTTTTTGGGACCAAAGAACAGTCGCCGGGCCTTGATGGGCTATAATGACCAG ATTCAACGTCCTTTACCTTTAACCCCAGCGAATCCCAGTCTGCCTCCCCTACCCCAGGGTTCTATGACCCAGGAAGAGCTCATGGTGTCTATGGTGACTGGATTGGCATCACTGACTTCCAGAACTTCCATGGGGATCCTCGTGATTGGTGGAGTG GTCTGGAAGGCTGTGGGCTGGAGACTGATTGCTCTCTCCTTTGGCCTTTACGGGCTCCTTTATGTATATGAGCGCCTCACTTGGACTATGAAAGCGAAGGAGCGAGCCTTCAAACGCCAGTTTGTGGAGTATGCGAGTGAGAAACTGCAGCTCATTGTCAGCTACACAGGCTCCAACTGCAGCCACCAAGTCCAACA GGAGCTTGCTGGGACATTTGCTCACTTGTGTCAGCAGGTGGATGTCACACGGGAGAATCTTGAGCAGGAAATTGCTGCCatgaataaaaaaattgaaatcttgGACTCATTGCAGAGCAAAGCAAAACTGCTCAG GAATAAAGCAGGCTGGCTGGACAGTGAACTCAACATGTTCACACATCAGTACCTGCAGCAGAGCAGATAA
- the MFN2 gene encoding mitofusin-2 isoform X2 has protein sequence MSLLFTRSKSIVAVKKDKRHMAEVNASPLKHFVTAKKKINGIFEQLAAYIQESSTFLEETHRNVELDPVTTEEQVLEVKGYLSKVSGISEVLARRHMKVAFFGRTSNGKSTVINAMLWDKVLPSGIGHTTNCFLRVEGTDGHDAFLLTEGSEEKRSVKTVNQLAHALHQNEFLNAGSLVSVMWPNSKCPLLKDDLVLMDSPGIDVTTELDSWIDKFCLDADVFVLVANSESTLMQTEKQFFHKVNERLSCPNIFILNNRWDASASEPEYMEEVRRQHMERCTSFLVDELGVVDRAQAGDRIFFVSAKEVLNARIQKAQGMPEGGGALAEGFQVRMFEFQNFERRFEECISQSAVKTKFEQHTVRAKQIAEDVRLIMDSLHIAAQEQRVYCLEMREERQERLGFIDKQLELLTQDYKVKIKQITEEVERQVSNAMAEEIRRLSVLVDDYQMDFHPSPVVIKVYKNELHRHIEEGLGRNMSDRCSNAIAASLQTMQQEMIDGLKPLLPVSLRGQIDMLIPRQCFALSYDLNCDKLCADFQEDVEFHFSLGWTMLVNRFLGPKNSRRALMGYNDQIQRPLPLTPANPSLPPLPQGSMTQEELMVSMVTGLASLTSRTSMGILVIGGVVWKAVGWRLIALSFGLYGLLYVYERLTWTMKAKERAFKRQFVEYASEKLQLIVSYTGSNCSHQVQQELAGTFAHLCQQVDVTRENLEQEIAAMNKKIEILDSLQSKAKLLRNKAGWLDSELNMFTHQYLQQSR, from the exons AAACACACAGGAATGTGGAACTTGACCCTGTCACCACAGAAGAGCAGGTATTGGAGGTCAAAGGATACCTGTCAAAAGTCAGTGGCATTAGTGAGGTGCTGGCACGGCGACacatgaaagtggctttttttGGCAG GACAAGCAATGGAAAAAGTACAGTGATAAATGCCATGCTGTGGGATAAAGTCCTTCCCTCAGGGATTGGACACACCACTAATTGTTTCCTGCGTGTGGAGGGGACAGATGGTCATGATGCGTTCCTACTTACTGAAGGCTCAGAGGAGAAGAGGAGTGTCAAG ACAGTCAACCAACTGGCTCATGCTCTCCATCAAAATGAATTTCTGAATGCTGGCAGCCTGGTCAGTGTGATGTGGCCCAATTCCAAATGTCCTCTCTTAAAGGATGACCTGGTGCTTATGGACAG CCCTGGCATTGATGTAACCACGGAGCTGGACAGCTGGATTGACAAGTTTTGTCTGGATGCTGATGTATTTGTGTTAGTGGCAAACTCGGAGTCCACGCTGATGCAAACG GAGAAGCAGTTCTTCCACAAAGTGAATGAGCGTCTGTCTTGCCCCAACATATTTATCCTGAATAACCGCTGGGATGCATCAGCTTCAGAACCTGAATACATGGAAGAG GTCCGTCGACAGCACATGGAGCGCTGCACCAGTTTTCTAGTGGATGAGCTGGGTGTGGTGGATCGAGCACAGGCTGGGGACCGCATCTTCTTTGTGTCAGCGAAGGAAGTGCTAAATGCCAGGATTCAGAAAGCTCAAGGGATGCCAGAAGGAG GTGGAGCATTGGCAGAAGGATTTCAAGTAAGAATGTTTGAGTTTCAAAacttcgagagaagatttgag GAATGTATCTCACAGTCTGCAGTGAAAACAAAGTTTGAGCAACACACAGTAAGAGCCAAGCAGATTGCTGAAGATGTTCGCCTCATCATGGATTCTCTGCATATTGCTGcccaggagcagag GGTTTACTGCCTGGAGATGCGAGAGGAACGACAGGAGCGCTTGGGTTTTATTGACAAACAGCTGGAGCTGCTCACTCAAGACTACAAGGTGAAAATAAAACAGATCACAGAAGAAGTAGAACGACAG GTGTCGAATGCAATGGCTGAAGAGATTAGGCGGCTCTCAGTGTTGGTAGATGACTACCAGATGGATTTCCACCCATCTCCAGTTGTCATCAAAGTTTACAAGAAT GAACTACATCGACACATTGAGGAGGGTTTGGGCCGTAACATGTCAGATCGATGCTCTAATGCCATCGCTGCTTCCTTGCAAACCATGCAACAAGAAATGATTG ATGGTTTAAAGCCCCTTCTCCCAGTGTCTCTACGGGGTCAGATAGACATGCTGATCCCCCGACAATGCTTCGCACTCAGCTATGACCTGAACTGTGACAAGCTTTGTGCCGACTTCCAGGAGGACGTTGAATTCCATTTTTCTCTTGGATGGACAATGCTTGTGAATAGGTTTTTGGGACCAAAGAACAGTCGCCGGGCCTTGATGGGCTATAATGACCAG ATTCAACGTCCTTTACCTTTAACCCCAGCGAATCCCAGTCTGCCTCCCCTACCCCAGGGTTCTATGACCCAGGAAGAGCTCATGGTGTCTATGGTGACTGGATTGGCATCACTGACTTCCAGAACTTCCATGGGGATCCTCGTGATTGGTGGAGTG GTCTGGAAGGCTGTGGGCTGGAGACTGATTGCTCTCTCCTTTGGCCTTTACGGGCTCCTTTATGTATATGAGCGCCTCACTTGGACTATGAAAGCGAAGGAGCGAGCCTTCAAACGCCAGTTTGTGGAGTATGCGAGTGAGAAACTGCAGCTCATTGTCAGCTACACAGGCTCCAACTGCAGCCACCAAGTCCAACA GGAGCTTGCTGGGACATTTGCTCACTTGTGTCAGCAGGTGGATGTCACACGGGAGAATCTTGAGCAGGAAATTGCTGCCatgaataaaaaaattgaaatcttgGACTCATTGCAGAGCAAAGCAAAACTGCTCAG GAATAAAGCAGGCTGGCTGGACAGTGAACTCAACATGTTCACACATCAGTACCTGCAGCAGAGCAGATAA